The Paenibacillus sp. FSL W8-0426 region TGGTACAGCCAATTGAAGGGTACCGTCTCGGAGGGCATTCAATTGGGGTGGCAATATGATTCCACAACGTCCGAATTCAAGCAGCAAGTCGCCCGATCTCCCGTCAACACGCTGGTTCCGCGATGGTTTTTCCTGAATGGCAGCATGCAGCTGACCAATCAGACGGATTCCTCGCTTTTGAATTGGGCAGAGGCAACGGGACGCCAGGTATGGCCGCTGCTCGGCAACCGTTCGAATGCAGCGTTAACCCATCAGATGCTGTCCAGCGCGACCAACCGGAATTTCGTGATTTCCCAAATTACGGCGTACGTGAAACAATACGGTTTGGAAGGCATCAACGTTGATTTTGAAAATGTGCTGCCCGAAGACCGTGCCAACATGACCGTATTTATTACTGCGTTAACCGCTTCGCTGCACGCGGCAGGAGCTGTCGTTTCTGTTGACGTTTCCCCTGACCTGGGCACGGATTGGACAGAAGCTTTCGATTATGCCGCTTTGGGCGAAGTCGCCGATTACATGATCCTGATGGGTTATGAAGAGCATTGGAACGGTTCTCCCAACGCTGGCTCCGTGGCCTCGCTGTCCTGGCTCGAACAGGCATTGGACACGATGCTTTCGCAGATGGACAGCGCCAAAATCATTGTGGCATTGCCGCTTTATACGCGAGATTGGTCACTGCTTACGCCTGCCACGGGTTCATGGGACATCACGCTTGGCGAACAAGGTAGCAGGTCGCGTACCGCAGGCACGACGAAACATTGGGATGACGACGTTTGGCAATATGTGCTCAAATATGTCGCAAACGGCACGTCCAGGGCGATCTGGGCGGAAGAGGCGCGTTCCCTTTCGGTCAAAACCGGCATGATCAGCGAGCGCGGCATTGCGGGTTTGGCGTATTGGTACATGGGCGGGGAAACCGAGGATGTATGGAAGGCCATCTCCAATGCAATTCGCTTCGAATCCTATCGGTTCTAATCCATATTCATTCATAAAAGCGATGAAGCAACCTGAACGAACCTTGAATCATCGGGGCGTTTGGGTTGTTTTCGTTTGGTGTAAAATATATAACAGCGTGCAGAGTGATTGGAGGAGAGAATCATGCGGGATGCGGATTGCATCATCGTGGGTGGCGGCATTGCAGGATTGCAGGCAGCCATACAATTGGGACGGTACAGCGTCCATAAAGTGTTGGTCGTGGATGACGGCCAAGGGCGTTCATCGCGCTGCCGTTCTTATCATAACATCATTGGTTTTCCCGAAGGTGTCTCGGGCGCCGAATTAAGAGCCAAAGGCAGAATGCAGGCGGAACGGACAGGCGTTCTTTTCGAACAGGACCGCATTGTCCGCGCCGAACGGCGAGGGGAACGGATATGGCTTGCAGGTTCTGCGGGACGCCAATACACGGCCTCTGCCGTGCTGCTTGCCACAGGCCTTTCGGACCGGATACCCGACATTTCCGGAATCACGGCCACGCTGGGCAAGTCGGTGTATGTCTGCCCGGACTGCGACGGATACGAAATACAGAACCGCCGAACGATTCTGATGGGATCCGGGGAGCCCGGGGCGAGCATGGCGTTGACGCTCATTGAGCGTACGCGCGAGCTGATGTATATTAACCATGAACAGCTGCCGATCTCCGCTGAATTGCATCGGAGCATGAAGCAGGCTGGCGTTCGATACCTGGAGGCTGCGGTAAAGGAGGTTCGGCATGCGGGAGATGGATGGATTCAAGGCGTGGTGACGGAGGACGGGCAGCATTTTGACGCAGAGCGCGGTTTTGTCGCCTTCGGCGGCAATCAGGTTCACTCCGGTCTGGCCCGCCAATTGGGTGCGAAAATCGCGGACAACGATCATGTCCATGCTGACCCGAGGAGCATGCAAGCTGCGCCGCAGGTGTGGATTGCAGGGGACCTCGGCATCCATGCGGAACAGGCTACCGTTGCGATGGGCGAAGGCGCCATTGCAGCCATCTGGATTCACAAAGCGTTGAAGCAGCTGCGGCAGCAGGAGCAGCAGGAGCTCCAGTCGAAAATGGCGGATGTCCCGGCACGCGCAAAATTCGATTGACAAGCGGCGAGGGTTTCCGGGTACAGCGTTCGTGACATTGAACATTAAATAGGATGGGTGCGAAACCCATCCTTTTTTACGATTTGTTAGACACGCAGCAGTTACAAAGAATGAAATTACGGTATTTGTCCGGCTGCGATATATTTATCTTTTGTAGCGTTCCATGTGTATGTGGCTGCCGCCAAATTCCATCCGCCCTCGGGCAGGTACTTTTTCCAGGATTGCTTGATCTTCCCGTCTTTTTGGATAGCAACCCCTTGATCTCCCATCACAGAGAGCTTTTTCTGCAAGGTGCCATTTTTATATTTATAGGCGTACAGTTGCGTGTTAGACGGAAAGTAACCAAATGTAACGGCTACATGTTTTTCTTTTTTAGAAGCTTGATAGATATGTATACTCGGGGATTCAAATTCTTCGTCACCAACAATACCGGTATCGATTAGCACGACCGTTCCCTTGGCGTTGACGAGATAAAAGTTGCCGGATGCCGTCAGCATAAAATGCTCTTTTTTATTGTCCCCGTTCAAATCTGCGGATTTTAACAGGGTCACTGTTTCACTAGGATATTTCTTTTTCAGTAACGCTTTTGGATCCGTGGCCGCTTCTGCATTCAATGGTGCGAGTGTCAGCCATGCAACGAGGATGGTACAACATAGAACGATCATTTTTCTCAAGATACTCTTCCTTCCTGTTTATCATCTTCGAACATTCTATCAGAACGATGGCGTTTTATCCATTTCAATTGAATGTCTAACCGATCGTCATGCAAAAGCTAAAACCAAAAAGCCCTCCCCATTCGGAGGGAAGGCGACATTAA contains the following coding sequences:
- a CDS encoding S-layer homology domain-containing protein, which translates into the protein MNEQPIKQVRRWTRTAIALLGVFSMSISTFTGWAPSVQAAAAKTFFTDTANSYAKEAIDLLVSEGIATGTSSTRFEPKKAVSRAEFAAFAVRLLGLEPVSNDINPYSDISKSAWYYGSVAAMTNLSILEGKGQGTFQPGASITREEAAALLSRMLKRQSTSSASLNALYKDAASISDWARPYVQNVYVLGLMQGSDGLFRPKDKVTREEAAMMLSAVLQKPVWYSQLKGTVSEGIQLGWQYDSTTSEFKQQVARSPVNTLVPRWFFLNGSMQLTNQTDSSLLNWAEATGRQVWPLLGNRSNAALTHQMLSSATNRNFVISQITAYVKQYGLEGINVDFENVLPEDRANMTVFITALTASLHAAGAVVSVDVSPDLGTDWTEAFDYAALGEVADYMILMGYEEHWNGSPNAGSVASLSWLEQALDTMLSQMDSAKIIVALPLYTRDWSLLTPATGSWDITLGEQGSRSRTAGTTKHWDDDVWQYVLKYVANGTSRAIWAEEARSLSVKTGMISERGIAGLAYWYMGGETEDVWKAISNAIRFESYRF
- a CDS encoding NAD(P)/FAD-dependent oxidoreductase, whose translation is MRDADCIIVGGGIAGLQAAIQLGRYSVHKVLVVDDGQGRSSRCRSYHNIIGFPEGVSGAELRAKGRMQAERTGVLFEQDRIVRAERRGERIWLAGSAGRQYTASAVLLATGLSDRIPDISGITATLGKSVYVCPDCDGYEIQNRRTILMGSGEPGASMALTLIERTRELMYINHEQLPISAELHRSMKQAGVRYLEAAVKEVRHAGDGWIQGVVTEDGQHFDAERGFVAFGGNQVHSGLARQLGAKIADNDHVHADPRSMQAAPQVWIAGDLGIHAEQATVAMGEGAIAAIWIHKALKQLRQQEQQELQSKMADVPARAKFD